One genomic segment of Brassica napus cultivar Da-Ae chromosome A3, Da-Ae, whole genome shotgun sequence includes these proteins:
- the LOC125597326 gene encoding uncharacterized protein LOC125597326 — protein MDTLIMVSIMTLVLFVSSGSARAATLIVSNQMQRRANVPVFVTCQGSIPRMSKPIPLGQVSLIKIPTTSGKNATDDIPPTAEKNDKPARPRVSQRTSCEGTFWGEAQFVPSLRMYRLYDSDTDSAVRFVVAKDDGFYCWNNDKNYWHKCPMIIFI, from the coding sequence ATGGACACTCTTATAATGGTATCGATCATGACCCTAGTGCTCTTTGTTAGCTCTGGATCCGCACGTGCCGCCACTCTTATCGTATCCAACCAGATGCAGAGACGTGCTAATGTTCCCGTCTTCGTGACGTGCCAGGGCTCAATTCCTAGGATGTCTAAACCCATACCTTTGGGTCAAGTCTCGTTGATAAAGATCCCAACCACTAGCGGAAAAAATGCGACTGATGATATCCCACCCACCGCTGAAAAAAACGATAAACCGGCGAGACCTAGAGTGTCGCAGCGGACGTCTTGCGAAGGAACGTTTTGGGGTGAAGCACAATTCGTGCCCTCTTTGAGGATGTACCGTTTGTACGATTCGGACACTGATTCTGCGGTGCGTTTCGTTGTTGCAAAAGATGATGGGTTTTACTGTTGGAACAATGACAAGAATTATTGGCACAAGTGTCCTATGATCATTTTCATCTAA